The proteins below are encoded in one region of Synchiropus splendidus isolate RoL2022-P1 chromosome 13, RoL_Sspl_1.0, whole genome shotgun sequence:
- the LOC128769705 gene encoding calcium-activated potassium channel subunit beta-2-like, which produces MVMFGHSFFVSHLQIFKATMQQRAFQQSLRSTSASKGGRGSSGKMFFVAGTKNTSGQGNGNERRSIYQKFREVDLLDKKKTVTALKPGEDRAILLGLGMILSSVMMYFVLGITILRSYAESMWTEEGVCVILNSTVTADMNCSYNCGSDCWRVSKYPCLQVYVSVNNTGRVSRLSQNEETHEASTECFYVPRCQKDSSAMHTMITVIAERLKVNQQVPCFYDPSEQQETVLLTRLYDQGVVFQSLMWPSCMLIGGTLIIVMVKLTQYLSRVCEEVGKIKR; this is translated from the exons ATGGTTATGTTTGGACACAGTTTCTTTGTATCACATTTGCAAATTTTTAAAGCAACCATGCAGCAGAG GGCTTTCCAGCAATCTCTTCGTTCTACCTCGGCGAGCAAAGGAGGAAGGGGATCATCAGGAAAGATGTTCTTTGTTGCAGGGACCAAAAATACATCAGGGCAAGGCAACGGAAATGAAAGAAG ATCTATTTATCAGAAATTCCGTGAGGTAGATTTATTggacaagaagaagacagtAACAGCCTTGAAGCCTGGGGAAGATCGGGCAATTCTCCTTGGACTTGGAATGATCCTCTCCTCAGTAATGATGTATTTCGTCCTGGGGATCACAATACTGCGCTCCTATGCGGAAAG TATGTGGACAGAGGAAGGTGTTTGTGTCATCCTCAACTCCACGGTCACTGCAGACATGAACTGTTCCTACAACTGTGGGTCAGACTGTTGGAGGGTCTCCAAATATCCCTGTCTGCAGGTTTATGTGAGCGTCAACAACACAGGCCGTGTCAGTCGTTTGTCTCAAAATGAAGAGACCCATGAGGCCAGCACTGAA TGTTTCTATGTACCCAGGTGCCAGAAAGACAGCTCTGCTATGCACACTATGATCACAGTCATTGCCGAGCGCCTGAAGGTGAACCAGCAGGTCCCCTGCTTTTACGACCCCAGCGAGCAGCAGGAGACCGTCCTACTGACCAGGCTGTATGACCAGGGCGTCGTCTTCCAATCGCTGATGTGGCCATCCTGCATGCTCATCGGTGGTACTCTTATCATCGTGATGGTGAAGCTCACACAGTATCTCTCCAGAGTCTGCGAAGAAGTAGGGAAGATCAAGAGGTGA